One region of Streptomyces capillispiralis genomic DNA includes:
- a CDS encoding ribonuclease domain-containing protein — MRFPPRAARTGAAAVLLSTLLLGGTVTATTAHAAAPAAPTPVAASVQAVGDICYSDLPPEAHDTLDLIEQGGPYPFEQDGTVFQNREGLLPGQSTGYYHEYTVITPGSPTRGARRIVTGEEYREDYYTADHYASFDLVDHGC; from the coding sequence ATGCGATTCCCCCCACGCGCCGCTCGGACCGGCGCCGCAGCCGTACTCCTGTCCACCCTCCTCCTGGGCGGCACGGTCACCGCGACCACGGCCCACGCCGCCGCGCCCGCCGCCCCCACCCCGGTCGCCGCCTCCGTCCAGGCGGTCGGCGACATCTGCTACAGCGACCTGCCCCCCGAGGCGCACGACACGCTCGACCTGATCGAGCAGGGCGGCCCCTACCCGTTCGAGCAGGACGGGACCGTCTTCCAGAACCGGGAGGGCCTGCTGCCCGGCCAGTCCACCGGCTACTACCACGAGTACACGGTGATCACGCCCGGTTCCCCCACTCGCGGCGCGCGCCGGATCGTCACCGGTGAGGAGTACCGGGAGGACTACTACACCGCCGACCACTACGCCTCGTTCGACCTGGTCGACCACGGCTGCTGA
- a CDS encoding 2-isopropylmalate synthase — MSVDVVRESALADRVVIWEESARDGAQAKTLMSPDFRVRLAREQGKMFGEDGPRHVVFAAGFPAVCAEEFEAVRKVAVEAEGTVSVSAVCRGTARDVRQAVASVKGTEHARIMVIVPASEAMAQVMTHRPAAEALAAGVDLVREALDTDDSVIVDVCLADASRADHALMAAYSAQMTEAGAGVVVLADTVGDQLPAEAGAMFTAVLDQAGPDVVFASHLHNDLGLGLANTLQAVQSGIRVVSSSWLGIAERSGLVATEQLLFLLAYRPDRAKELLGEHATPWWTAPDLTRLPEIARMVSQETEVPLSVTTPIVGSGVGTISTGTPFVHPQLFQPYDPRELLGIEPRILLTHLASARVITAVAARLGRDLDREQTKAAAQWVKSRAYRQGRALVDEDEFAGFLDGLVATS; from the coding sequence ATGAGTGTTGACGTGGTGCGGGAATCCGCCCTGGCCGACCGGGTCGTCATCTGGGAGGAGTCCGCACGGGACGGAGCCCAGGCGAAGACCCTGATGTCCCCCGACTTCCGGGTCCGCCTCGCACGCGAGCAGGGGAAGATGTTCGGCGAGGACGGGCCCCGGCACGTGGTCTTCGCCGCCGGGTTCCCGGCGGTGTGCGCCGAGGAGTTCGAGGCGGTCCGGAAGGTCGCCGTCGAGGCCGAGGGCACGGTCAGCGTGTCGGCGGTGTGCCGGGGGACGGCCCGGGACGTGCGGCAGGCCGTGGCCTCCGTCAAGGGCACCGAGCACGCGCGGATCATGGTGATCGTGCCCGCCTCGGAGGCGATGGCGCAGGTGATGACCCACCGCCCCGCCGCCGAGGCGCTGGCGGCCGGCGTGGACCTGGTCAGGGAGGCCCTCGACACGGACGACTCGGTGATCGTCGACGTGTGCCTGGCCGATGCCTCGCGCGCCGACCACGCCCTGATGGCCGCCTACTCCGCGCAGATGACCGAGGCCGGCGCCGGAGTCGTCGTCCTGGCCGACACCGTCGGCGACCAGCTCCCCGCCGAGGCCGGCGCGATGTTCACCGCCGTACTGGACCAGGCCGGCCCGGACGTGGTGTTCGCCTCCCACCTGCACAACGACCTCGGGCTGGGCCTGGCCAACACGCTCCAGGCCGTGCAGTCCGGCATCCGCGTGGTGTCCAGCTCGTGGCTGGGCATCGCCGAGCGCAGCGGCCTGGTCGCCACCGAGCAGCTGCTGTTCCTGCTCGCCTACCGGCCCGACCGCGCCAAGGAGCTGCTGGGTGAGCACGCGACGCCGTGGTGGACCGCGCCCGACCTGACCCGGCTTCCCGAGATCGCCCGCATGGTGTCCCAGGAGACGGAGGTGCCGCTGAGCGTGACCACGCCGATCGTCGGGAGCGGGGTGGGGACCATCTCCACCGGCACCCCCTTCGTCCACCCGCAGCTGTTCCAGCCCTACGACCCCCGCGAGCTGCTGGGCATCGAGCCCCGCATCCTGCTCACCCACCTGGCCAGCGCCCGAGTGATCACGGCGGTCGCCGCGCGGCTCGGACGGGATCTGGACCGGGAGCAGACGAAGGCGGCGGCCCAATGGGTCAAGAGCCGCGCCTACCGGCAGGGCCGCGCCCTGGTCGACGAGGACGAGTTCGCCGGCTTCCTCGACGGCCTCGTCGCCACCTCCTGA
- a CDS encoding dihydrofolate reductase family protein translates to MGKLVVISFVTLDGVYQAPGGPQEDTRDGFGQGGWSVPYVDEDFGRFVDGVFARVGAFLLGRRTYDIFAGYWPKMTDPADPVAGKLNALPKYVASSTLTDPGWAGTTVIGGDLAEEVTALKERTDGELQVHGSGALARSLFTLGLVDTLHLLTYPVVLGAGRRLFAEGSLPTAFRHTGGHITAAGVSVQSYDVTGSPVYGTYGLPEDA, encoded by the coding sequence ATGGGCAAGCTCGTTGTCATCAGCTTCGTCACCCTCGACGGCGTCTACCAGGCCCCCGGCGGCCCCCAGGAGGACACCAGGGACGGCTTCGGCCAGGGAGGCTGGAGCGTGCCGTACGTGGACGAGGACTTCGGCCGGTTCGTCGACGGGGTCTTCGCCCGCGTGGGCGCCTTCCTCCTCGGCCGCCGTACGTACGACATCTTCGCCGGGTACTGGCCGAAGATGACCGACCCCGCCGACCCGGTCGCCGGCAAGCTGAACGCCCTGCCGAAGTACGTCGCCTCCAGCACCCTCACCGACCCCGGATGGGCCGGCACCACCGTGATCGGCGGCGATCTGGCCGAGGAGGTCACCGCCCTCAAGGAGCGCACCGACGGCGAGCTCCAGGTGCACGGCAGCGGTGCCCTCGCCCGGTCCCTGTTCACGCTCGGACTCGTGGACACCCTGCACCTGCTGACGTACCCGGTCGTCCTGGGAGCCGGACGCCGCCTGTTCGCGGAGGGGTCGCTGCCGACCGCCTTCCGGCACACCGGCGGGCACATCACCGCCGCCGGAGTGTCCGTCCAGAGCTACGACGTCACGGGCAGCCCCGTGTACGGCACGTACGGGCTCCCGGAGGACGCCTGA
- a CDS encoding SDR family NAD(P)-dependent oxidoreductase, producing MTDETPEMTTETARTTEAGETTESTESTESTESSLLGKAALVTGASRGIGAATALRLAREGADVAVTYVNGKEAAEDVVRAVEALGRRAVALRADVGDPEDAAGAVTAAVRELGRLDVLVNNAGVGVLGPVETLSLEDVDRVLAVNVRGVFLTSRAAVVHLPRGGRIITVGTCMTQRVPGPGGTLYAMSKSALVGLTKALARELGERGITANIVHPGPIDTDMNPADGPYGPGQAAMTALGRFGTAQEVADTIAHLAGSAYITGAEFAVDGGHAA from the coding sequence ATGACCGATGAGACCCCTGAGATGACCACCGAGACCGCCCGGACAACCGAGGCCGGCGAGACCACCGAGAGCACTGAGAGCACTGAGAGCACTGAGAGCAGCCTGCTCGGCAAGGCGGCCCTGGTGACCGGCGCGAGCCGTGGGATCGGTGCGGCGACGGCGCTGCGGCTCGCGCGGGAGGGCGCGGACGTGGCCGTGACCTATGTGAACGGCAAGGAGGCGGCCGAGGACGTCGTCCGGGCCGTCGAGGCGCTGGGGCGCCGCGCGGTGGCCCTGCGCGCGGACGTCGGCGACCCGGAGGACGCGGCCGGGGCGGTGACGGCGGCCGTGCGGGAACTGGGCCGGCTGGACGTCCTGGTGAACAACGCGGGCGTCGGTGTGCTCGGCCCGGTGGAGACCCTGTCGCTCGAAGACGTCGACCGGGTGCTCGCGGTGAACGTGCGCGGCGTCTTCCTGACCTCCCGGGCGGCCGTCGTCCACCTGCCGCGCGGAGGGCGGATCATCACCGTCGGCACCTGTATGACCCAGCGCGTGCCCGGTCCCGGCGGGACGCTCTACGCGATGAGCAAGTCGGCGCTGGTGGGGCTGACCAAGGCCCTCGCGCGGGAGCTGGGCGAGCGCGGGATCACGGCGAACATCGTCCACCCCGGCCCGATCGACACGGACATGAACCCGGCGGACGGGCCGTACGGCCCCGGCCAGGCGGCGATGACGGCGCTGGGCCGTTTCGGCACGGCCCAGGAGGTCGCCGACACGATCGCCCACCTGGCGGGGTCCGCGTACATCACCGGCGCGGAGTTCGCCGTGGACGGTGGTCACGCGGCCTGA
- the alc gene encoding allantoicase — translation MTAIESFTGDAHPYSGGDPYADYRTADFPFTHHADLADRRLGAGVIAANDEFFAQRENLLLPGRAEFDPERFGHKGKIMDGWETRRRRGASAEHPWPAADDHDWALIRLGAPGVVRGVVVDTAHFRGNYPQAVSVEATSVAGAPSPEELLADDVKWTTLVPRTPVGGHAANGFAVAAEQRVTHLRLKQHPDGGIARMRVYGEVVPDPVWLAALGTFDVVALEHGGRVEDASDLFYSPATHTIRPDRSRKMDDGWETRRRRDRGHDWIRYRLVAQARISAVEIDTAYLKGNSAGWASVSVKDGDDGDWREILPRTRLQPDTDHRFVLPEPAVGTHARVDIFPDGGISRLRLFGSPTERGAAELAARHRELTG, via the coding sequence GTGACGGCGATCGAGAGCTTCACCGGCGACGCACACCCCTACAGCGGCGGTGACCCCTACGCGGACTACCGCACCGCCGACTTCCCCTTCACCCACCACGCCGACCTCGCCGACCGCCGCCTCGGCGCCGGAGTCATCGCCGCCAACGACGAGTTCTTCGCCCAGCGCGAGAACCTGCTGCTGCCGGGACGGGCCGAGTTCGACCCCGAGCGCTTCGGGCACAAGGGCAAGATCATGGACGGCTGGGAGACCCGGCGCCGCCGCGGCGCCTCCGCCGAGCACCCCTGGCCGGCCGCCGACGACCACGACTGGGCGCTGATCCGGCTCGGCGCGCCCGGCGTCGTCCGCGGCGTCGTCGTGGACACCGCGCACTTCCGCGGCAACTACCCGCAGGCCGTGTCCGTCGAGGCCACCTCGGTCGCGGGCGCCCCCTCCCCGGAGGAACTGCTCGCGGACGACGTGAAGTGGACGACGCTGGTGCCGCGCACCCCGGTGGGCGGCCATGCGGCCAACGGCTTCGCCGTGGCGGCCGAACAGCGCGTCACCCACCTGCGCCTCAAGCAGCACCCCGACGGTGGCATCGCCCGGATGCGCGTCTACGGCGAGGTCGTCCCGGACCCGGTGTGGCTGGCGGCGCTCGGCACCTTCGACGTCGTCGCCCTGGAGCACGGCGGCCGGGTCGAGGACGCCTCGGACCTCTTCTACTCGCCGGCCACCCACACCATCCGGCCGGACCGCTCCCGCAAGATGGACGACGGCTGGGAGACCCGGCGCCGCCGCGACCGGGGCCACGACTGGATCCGCTACCGGCTGGTCGCCCAGGCGCGGATCAGCGCCGTGGAGATCGACACGGCCTACCTGAAGGGCAACAGCGCGGGCTGGGCGTCGGTCTCGGTGAAGGACGGCGACGACGGCGACTGGCGGGAGATCCTGCCCCGCACCCGCCTCCAGCCCGACACCGACCACCGCTTCGTCCTGCCGGAACCGGCGGTCGGCACGCACGCGCGCGTGGACATCTTCCCCGACGGCGGCATCTCCCGGCTGCGGCTGTTCGGCTCCCCGACCGAGCGGGGGGCAGCCGAACTCGCGGCCCGCCACCGGGAGTTGACCGGCTGA